In a genomic window of Octadecabacter temperatus:
- a CDS encoding aldehyde dehydrogenase: MLDYTKADWTKRASGLTMRHQAFINGKFVDAASGETFQSINPATDAVLADVASCDLEDVNRAVASGRAAFEAGIWSRTDPAHRKAVLLKLADLIRENLEEFALLDSLDMGKLVTDAATIDAPGSAHFFQWYAEAIDKIYDEVAPTGPGDLAIVARVPLGVVGAVTPWNFPLDMATWKAAAALAAGNSVVLKPAEQSPLSALRLAELAVEAGVPDGVFNVVPGFGHTAGQALGLHMDVDCLAFTGSTLIGKKFMEYSGQSNLKQIWPETGGKSPNLVFADCENLDAAADMAAFGIFFNQGEVCSANSRLYVERSIKDEFVEKLVARAAGMQPGDPLDPASKMGAIVDRKQTEGVMKFVEAGKQTANLVAGGEQVHVDGKGCFVLPTIFDDVSHDDALARDEIFGPVLSVIPFDAEEDAIRMANDSVYGLAASVWTDNLSRALRVSDRLMAGTVSVNTVDALSAMTPFGGMKQSGFGRDLSLHSFDKYTALKTTWIKYAP, translated from the coding sequence ATGCTAGATTACACCAAAGCCGACTGGACCAAGCGCGCCTCTGGCCTGACAATGCGTCACCAAGCTTTTATCAACGGGAAATTTGTTGATGCGGCTTCTGGAGAGACGTTTCAATCTATCAATCCGGCAACCGATGCCGTCTTGGCCGACGTCGCATCCTGTGATCTGGAGGATGTGAATCGCGCTGTGGCCTCTGGTCGCGCCGCGTTTGAGGCGGGCATTTGGTCGCGTACCGATCCTGCCCATCGCAAAGCGGTTCTTTTGAAACTCGCTGACCTGATCCGCGAGAATTTGGAGGAGTTTGCCCTGCTTGATAGCCTTGATATGGGTAAACTGGTCACGGACGCGGCGACAATTGACGCACCGGGTTCAGCGCATTTCTTTCAGTGGTACGCCGAAGCCATCGACAAGATTTACGATGAAGTCGCCCCAACCGGCCCCGGTGATCTGGCGATTGTCGCACGGGTCCCACTCGGTGTTGTTGGCGCGGTTACACCGTGGAACTTTCCACTCGACATGGCGACATGGAAAGCTGCAGCCGCTTTGGCCGCCGGCAATTCCGTTGTCTTGAAGCCCGCCGAGCAGTCACCCCTTTCGGCCCTTCGCCTTGCTGAGCTGGCGGTTGAGGCTGGCGTGCCTGATGGTGTGTTTAACGTCGTCCCCGGGTTTGGCCACACTGCGGGTCAGGCTTTGGGCCTACACATGGACGTGGACTGTCTCGCCTTTACCGGATCTACTTTGATCGGCAAGAAATTCATGGAATATTCAGGGCAATCGAACCTAAAACAAATCTGGCCTGAGACCGGCGGGAAAAGCCCGAACCTCGTGTTCGCTGATTGTGAAAACCTTGACGCGGCTGCGGATATGGCGGCCTTTGGAATTTTCTTTAACCAAGGTGAAGTTTGCTCCGCCAATTCGCGACTGTATGTTGAACGATCTATTAAGGACGAATTCGTTGAGAAACTCGTCGCGAGGGCGGCCGGCATGCAACCGGGTGATCCTCTTGATCCGGCCTCCAAGATGGGCGCGATTGTGGATCGTAAACAGACCGAAGGGGTGATGAAGTTTGTTGAAGCAGGCAAGCAAACCGCCAATCTTGTAGCAGGCGGTGAACAGGTTCACGTCGATGGCAAAGGGTGTTTTGTGCTGCCGACGATCTTTGATGACGTGAGCCATGATGACGCGCTTGCACGCGATGAGATTTTTGGCCCCGTTCTGTCGGTCATCCCGTTTGATGCAGAAGAGGACGCCATTCGTATGGCCAATGACAGTGTTTACGGCCTTGCTGCGTCTGTTTGGACAGACAACCTAAGTCGTGCGTTGCGCGTTTCTGATAGGTTGATGGCAGGAACTGTGTCGGTGAATACTGTTGATGCGCTCAGTGCGATGACACCGTTTGGAGGGATGAAACAGTCTGGTTTCGGGCGCGACCTATCGTTGCATAGCTTCGATAAATACACCGCGTTAAAAACCACGTGGATTAAGTATGCGCCCTGA
- a CDS encoding DUF1028 domain-containing protein: protein MTFSLVARCAETGMFGLAISSSSPAVAARCAYARAGVGAVASQNVTDPTLGPLALDLMQGGMAADEAIAGVSDLGKFIEYRQVLAVDKNGATAIHSGPNSLGIWTQAQGPNVASGGNMLANDSVPQAVVDGFLNSAGHLGDRLIAAMRAGLAAGGEAGPLHSAGLLMVDKVAWPVAELRCDWTEDCPIENIATAWDVYKPQLDAYVQRAIDPREAPSYGVPGDE, encoded by the coding sequence ATGACGTTCTCACTGGTCGCCCGCTGCGCTGAGACTGGGATGTTTGGTCTTGCGATATCATCGTCCTCTCCCGCTGTTGCAGCGCGATGCGCATATGCGCGCGCGGGTGTTGGCGCTGTGGCGTCTCAGAATGTTACGGACCCGACGTTGGGGCCATTGGCACTTGATCTCATGCAAGGTGGGATGGCCGCGGATGAGGCGATCGCAGGGGTGAGTGATCTGGGCAAATTCATCGAATACCGACAGGTTTTGGCCGTCGATAAAAATGGTGCGACGGCGATCCACTCTGGCCCGAACTCTCTCGGTATATGGACGCAAGCGCAGGGGCCGAATGTGGCATCTGGCGGCAATATGTTGGCCAATGACAGCGTGCCGCAAGCCGTGGTCGATGGATTTCTGAACAGTGCGGGTCACCTTGGGGATCGCTTGATTGCCGCGATGCGTGCAGGCTTGGCTGCCGGCGGTGAGGCTGGGCCACTGCATTCCGCAGGTCTATTGATGGTTGATAAAGTCGCGTGGCCCGTGGCCGAGTTACGCTGTGACTGGACCGAGGACTGCCCGATCGAGAATATCGCGACAGCTTGGGACGTCTATAAACCGCAATTGGATGCCTATGTGCAGCGCGCAATCGATCCACGCGAAGCGCCGTCTTACGGCGTTCCCGGCGACGAGTAA
- a CDS encoding RidA family protein: MAHTRIRKFNTGETYPEQNLDNDLCQAVVTQGGKTVWLRGQCPQNLDDAQNINSHDPVEQTHKVMQNIRQLIEEAGGSMEHLVKVVVYITDVRHREDVYRTMGEYIKGVHPVSTGLVVQALARPEWLVEIDGTAVIPE, encoded by the coding sequence ATGGCACATACGCGCATTCGAAAATTCAATACGGGCGAAACCTACCCCGAACAGAACCTTGATAACGATCTGTGCCAAGCGGTTGTCACGCAAGGCGGCAAGACTGTTTGGCTTCGAGGGCAATGTCCGCAGAACCTTGATGATGCGCAAAATATCAATAGCCATGATCCCGTTGAACAGACCCATAAAGTGATGCAAAATATCCGTCAGCTGATCGAAGAGGCAGGTGGATCAATGGAGCACCTTGTCAAAGTTGTTGTCTACATTACGGACGTCCGCCACCGTGAAGACGTGTATCGCACGATGGGCGAATACATCAAAGGTGTGCATCCTGTTTCGACCGGTTTGGTGGTTCAGGCGTTGGCGCGGCCCGAATGGCTGGTCGAGATTGACGGCACAGCGGTGATCCCGGAATGA
- a CDS encoding flavin-containing monooxygenase — translation MTVEKIDTLVVGAGQAGIALCEHLGQQGVPFLVLEKSRIAEAWRTSRWDALVTNGPVWHDRFPNLEFKDNAPDEFVGKDRVADYIEEYASMVKAPVRTGVEVLSAVPFEDRAGFRVETSDGIIEAIRIVAATGAFQHPVIPPIVEQGAAVHQMHSAAYRNPNQLADGAVMVVGAGSSGAQIADELNRAGRKVFLSVGPHDRPPRRYRGRDFVWWLGVLGLWDLAAQEPGTEHVTISVSGAYGGHTMDFRRLASEGVTLLGRTETFADGVLKFANDARKNVDAGDANYAQMLDAADAYAASAGLDLPLDPDARKTWPDPDCLTDPQLSLDINEMGITTIIWATGFKQDFSWLKVDAFTETGAPIHQRGVSKEPGLYFLGLPWQSRRGSTFLWGVWHDAKFVADLIAIQRAYADYDGDAAIVPAADE, via the coding sequence ATGACAGTTGAAAAGATAGACACGCTAGTCGTTGGTGCCGGACAAGCGGGAATCGCGCTTTGTGAGCATCTAGGTCAACAAGGCGTACCGTTTCTGGTGTTGGAGAAAAGCCGGATCGCTGAGGCGTGGCGCACGTCGCGCTGGGATGCCCTAGTCACCAATGGCCCCGTGTGGCACGACCGTTTTCCGAACCTTGAATTCAAGGACAACGCGCCGGACGAATTCGTTGGCAAAGATAGGGTCGCTGATTACATTGAAGAATATGCATCCATGGTGAAGGCCCCAGTGCGAACCGGTGTTGAAGTATTGAGCGCTGTGCCGTTTGAGGATCGCGCTGGTTTTCGTGTTGAGACTTCAGATGGCATCATCGAAGCCATTCGGATCGTTGCAGCCACTGGGGCGTTTCAGCATCCAGTCATTCCGCCAATTGTTGAACAAGGCGCTGCAGTTCATCAGATGCATTCCGCCGCATATCGCAATCCTAATCAGCTCGCCGATGGCGCAGTCATGGTGGTTGGTGCAGGGTCATCCGGTGCACAAATTGCCGATGAATTAAACAGGGCAGGGCGCAAGGTCTTCTTGTCCGTTGGCCCACATGATCGTCCTCCGCGCCGTTACCGCGGCCGCGATTTCGTTTGGTGGTTGGGTGTGCTTGGTCTTTGGGACTTGGCGGCGCAAGAACCTGGCACAGAACATGTAACGATTTCAGTGAGCGGCGCTTACGGTGGTCACACAATGGATTTCCGCCGTCTTGCAAGTGAGGGCGTCACCCTTTTGGGACGCACGGAGACCTTCGCGGATGGTGTGCTAAAATTTGCAAATGACGCACGTAAGAATGTCGACGCAGGCGATGCCAACTATGCACAGATGTTGGATGCGGCAGACGCTTATGCTGCGTCCGCGGGGTTGGATTTGCCACTTGATCCGGACGCGCGCAAAACATGGCCGGACCCAGACTGCCTGACCGATCCTCAACTTAGCTTGGATATAAATGAGATGGGAATAACAACCATCATATGGGCAACGGGTTTCAAGCAAGACTTCAGCTGGCTAAAAGTGGATGCGTTCACTGAAACGGGCGCGCCAATCCACCAACGCGGCGTCTCCAAGGAGCCCGGCCTCTATTTCCTTGGCTTACCGTGGCAATCGCGCCGTGGGTCGACGTTCTTGTGGGGGGTGTGGCACGATGCCAAGTTCGTCGCAGATCTGATTGCAATCCAACGCGCCTATGCAGACTATGATGGCGATGCAGCAATTGTCCCTGCCGCAGATGAATGA
- a CDS encoding ABC transporter ATP-binding protein: protein MNETTEIAVDVRDAVKRYGTFTALQQISLAIRDNEFFTLLGPSGCGKTTLLRMIAGFEDVTEGGIYLFGDEIKTLPPHKRPVNTVFQNYALFPHMTVLENVGFGLEMKGSSRAEAAKRAAEMLELVQLSQFAHRKPSQLSGGQQQRVALARALAPSPKVLLLDEPLSALDLKLRKAMQIELKQLQRETGITFIFVTHDQEEALTMSDRIAVMSAGELQQLGAPRDIYEHPHNMFVADFIGDTNLLEVSVDKIAQGRAQCHIGGGHELICDAVEGVASGAKVHLSVRPERLVLSEKATSAESLKGVVTQNIFIGTDITTMMDLDGGPKITIRTSNTERGNKRLFEPGSSAFVDMETGAARLLVD from the coding sequence ATGAATGAGACCACAGAAATCGCGGTCGATGTCCGCGATGCTGTCAAACGATACGGTACTTTCACTGCTTTACAGCAAATTTCACTGGCCATTCGAGACAATGAATTTTTCACGCTTTTGGGCCCGTCCGGCTGCGGTAAGACAACGCTTTTGCGGATGATCGCTGGCTTCGAAGACGTGACTGAGGGTGGGATTTACCTTTTTGGTGACGAGATAAAAACCTTACCCCCTCACAAACGCCCAGTGAACACGGTCTTTCAAAACTACGCTTTGTTTCCACACATGACAGTGCTTGAAAATGTCGGCTTTGGGCTTGAAATGAAGGGAAGCTCGCGTGCAGAAGCCGCTAAACGTGCCGCAGAAATGCTTGAACTGGTTCAACTCTCTCAGTTTGCGCACCGTAAACCTTCGCAACTGTCCGGCGGGCAGCAACAACGTGTAGCCCTTGCCCGGGCGCTAGCCCCATCTCCTAAAGTTCTATTGCTGGATGAGCCGTTGTCTGCACTCGATCTCAAGCTGCGTAAGGCTATGCAAATAGAACTAAAACAGCTTCAAAGGGAAACCGGAATTACGTTTATCTTTGTCACTCATGACCAAGAAGAAGCACTGACCATGTCAGATCGAATCGCCGTAATGTCCGCCGGTGAATTGCAACAACTCGGTGCGCCGCGCGACATCTACGAACACCCACACAACATGTTCGTGGCCGATTTCATTGGGGACACCAACCTTCTTGAGGTGTCCGTCGACAAAATCGCGCAAGGGCGCGCCCAATGTCATATTGGCGGTGGTCATGAGCTAATCTGCGACGCGGTCGAAGGTGTCGCGTCTGGCGCCAAAGTACATCTTTCTGTAAGACCGGAGCGTCTGGTCTTGTCGGAAAAAGCCACGAGCGCCGAGAGTTTGAAAGGTGTGGTGACGCAAAACATCTTTATTGGCACCGATATCACAACGATGATGGATTTAGACGGTGGCCCGAAAATCACCATCCGCACATCAAACACTGAGCGCGGCAATAAACGGCTTTTCGAGCCAGGTAGCTCTGCTTTTGTGGACATGGAGACAGGCGCTGCGCGCTTGTTGGTTGACTAA
- a CDS encoding ABC transporter permease, with product MAGGAASGGSAASDTYRQARNWLLLPSWLVLVVFVLMPVCVMVIYSFLTKEFRGGVIWDPTLAAYDQFFFDRGLFGDDDPTLQWTYISIFWRSIWQAGLATILSLLIGFPTAYYIATRPANTRALWVFLITIPYWVNLLIRTVSMKFLLRDEGPLNDFLMNIGLIGDPLHIINTNLAVQLGLFYSYLPFMVLPIYASVERYNFTMSEAAADLYATKWTTLRRILLPAVKPGVIAGCILVFVPSLGAFLAPDLLGGAKNFMIGSLIEEQFKGNAGNWPFGAAASMVLLTMVMVILLIFARQQRRGGGEQ from the coding sequence ATGGCGGGTGGTGCAGCTTCCGGCGGCAGTGCCGCATCCGACACCTACAGACAGGCGCGCAATTGGCTCTTGCTTCCGTCATGGCTGGTGCTCGTTGTTTTCGTGCTCATGCCTGTCTGTGTCATGGTCATCTATTCGTTTTTAACCAAAGAATTTCGCGGTGGAGTAATCTGGGACCCTACCCTCGCGGCCTACGATCAATTCTTCTTTGATCGCGGCTTGTTCGGCGACGACGATCCGACGCTGCAATGGACCTACATCAGCATTTTCTGGCGCTCAATTTGGCAAGCAGGCCTGGCGACAATTCTGTCACTACTGATCGGATTTCCAACCGCCTATTACATCGCCACGCGCCCTGCTAATACCCGTGCGCTTTGGGTGTTTTTGATCACGATCCCCTATTGGGTGAACCTTTTGATCCGCACGGTGTCGATGAAATTCCTGCTGCGCGATGAGGGTCCCCTAAATGACTTTTTGATGAACATCGGGTTGATTGGCGATCCGCTGCATATCATCAACACAAACCTCGCGGTTCAATTGGGACTGTTTTACAGCTACCTGCCATTCATGGTGCTACCGATCTACGCATCGGTTGAACGTTACAATTTCACGATGTCCGAAGCGGCGGCTGACCTTTACGCTACCAAGTGGACGACCCTGCGGCGTATCCTTTTGCCCGCTGTGAAGCCAGGTGTAATAGCCGGCTGTATCCTCGTATTCGTTCCTAGCCTTGGGGCGTTCCTAGCGCCTGACTTGCTGGGAGGTGCGAAGAACTTCATGATCGGTTCACTGATCGAAGAGCAGTTCAAAGGAAACGCAGGCAACTGGCCGTTTGGTGCTGCGGCATCAATGGTCTTACTCACTATGGTCATGGTTATTCTATTGATCTTTGCCCGCCAGCAACGTCGTGGGGGGGGCGAACAATGA
- a CDS encoding ABC transporter permease produces the protein MSSTTDVKTYAGFRFITILCLFILYAPLVVVTVYSFNASESITTWGGLSLRWYADVFTGPESAKFQQAAFNSFSIAIIAATIATAIATAAATAIVRGGKYKLRGPSIGLISLPIMVPEIVLAVATLIFFNSIGFTRGYMTILVAHTAFCIPFAYLPIQARMQGIEDTYEHAAMDLYATKAQAFRRILFPLMMPGIISGFLLAFIVSLDDFIITNFVKGAGVETLPTAIFGSVKQGLKPNIMAISTMLLGLSIVMVTISYFVSKSDNTK, from the coding sequence ATGAGTTCTACAACAGATGTCAAAACCTACGCGGGATTCCGGTTCATAACCATCCTGTGCTTATTCATTCTTTATGCTCCGCTGGTCGTGGTGACGGTCTATTCGTTCAACGCTTCGGAATCGATTACCACATGGGGCGGCCTTTCATTGCGCTGGTATGCCGATGTTTTCACTGGACCCGAAAGTGCAAAGTTCCAGCAAGCGGCTTTCAACTCGTTTTCAATCGCCATCATCGCAGCGACGATTGCGACAGCGATTGCCACCGCAGCGGCCACGGCCATCGTACGGGGCGGGAAGTACAAACTACGCGGCCCGTCAATTGGACTAATTTCATTACCCATTATGGTACCCGAAATTGTTCTTGCCGTGGCGACATTGATCTTCTTCAATTCCATCGGTTTTACACGCGGGTATATGACCATCCTCGTCGCGCATACTGCGTTCTGCATCCCATTCGCATACCTACCTATTCAGGCGCGGATGCAGGGGATCGAGGACACTTACGAACATGCTGCGATGGATCTTTATGCGACCAAAGCACAGGCGTTCAGGCGCATTCTTTTCCCCCTTATGATGCCGGGCATCATATCGGGATTCTTGCTGGCGTTCATCGTCAGCCTCGACGATTTCATCATCACCAACTTCGTCAAAGGAGCAGGGGTTGAAACCCTGCCGACAGCGATTTTTGGCTCGGTGAAACAAGGGCTTAAGCCCAACATCATGGCGATATCTACGATGCTTCTTGGCCTCTCAATCGTGATGGTGACCATCTCTTACTTCGTCTCGAAGTCGGACAACACAAAATAG
- a CDS encoding extracellular solute-binding protein, protein MKLLTTSAMALALLANTAAADGELVLYHWFEYMPAELLEKFTAETGINVTMDTYDSNEALLASIKAGGLGTYDLAFPGDYMVQIMAGEGLLDTIADGELANMGNIAPEWADPSFDPGRMHSIPYQWGSTSFSVDTDKYSGDINTTDILFNPPAELSGNINMLDSQGEVMALASLHMGIPQCSTDREQLSALNDMLQEAKTHWASFNSDTAKEVLVSGDVSVGMIYDGFSAKARVDRPSVTYAFPTQGYVVWMDNVVLMNDAPNRESAIAFMDFLLEPENIAAVSNFARYGLGVTGAEEFLDPELASLPEANPPAVAGAGAFVAVCDEATQAVYDQIWTNLKN, encoded by the coding sequence ATGAAACTTCTAACAACATCCGCCATGGCACTGGCCCTTCTGGCAAATACTGCAGCAGCTGACGGTGAGCTCGTACTTTACCACTGGTTCGAATACATGCCTGCCGAGCTGCTCGAAAAATTCACTGCTGAAACCGGCATCAACGTCACAATGGACACATATGACTCGAACGAAGCATTGCTTGCATCCATTAAGGCGGGTGGTTTGGGTACTTATGACCTCGCCTTCCCTGGAGATTACATGGTGCAAATCATGGCTGGCGAAGGACTCCTAGACACCATTGCAGACGGTGAGTTGGCTAACATGGGCAACATCGCACCAGAATGGGCGGACCCTTCGTTTGACCCGGGACGTATGCACTCCATTCCTTACCAGTGGGGATCGACATCCTTCTCCGTGGATACCGACAAGTATTCCGGCGATATCAACACAACAGATATTCTGTTCAACCCACCAGCAGAATTGTCAGGCAACATAAACATGCTCGACAGCCAAGGTGAAGTGATGGCGCTCGCTTCATTGCACATGGGAATTCCGCAGTGCTCAACAGATCGCGAACAGCTGAGCGCGTTGAACGATATGCTGCAAGAAGCAAAAACGCACTGGGCTTCATTTAACTCTGACACGGCAAAGGAAGTGTTGGTATCTGGCGATGTTTCCGTCGGTATGATTTATGATGGCTTCAGCGCCAAAGCGCGTGTTGACCGCCCGTCTGTTACATACGCCTTCCCGACACAAGGCTACGTCGTTTGGATGGACAACGTGGTTCTTATGAACGACGCCCCAAACCGCGAAAGCGCAATCGCGTTTATGGATTTCTTGCTTGAACCAGAAAACATCGCCGCAGTGTCCAACTTTGCCCGCTATGGCTTGGGTGTGACCGGTGCTGAGGAGTTCCTTGACCCTGAGCTGGCTTCTCTTCCTGAAGCCAACCCTCCTGCGGTAGCAGGTGCAGGCGCTTTCGTTGCTGTTTGCGACGAAGCGACCCAGGCAGTCTATGACCAAATCTGGACGAACCTGAAAAACTAA
- a CDS encoding histone deacetylase family protein, producing the protein METIFTERHRLRNSKTELFGGQLVEPFERPSRAEYIIGRVREVDLGPVSEPDDYGMDPILAIHDADFIAFLQGAWSDWQSAGFEGEAMPTVWPARRMSQKIPTNIEGRLGYYALACETTISEGTWEAAYASAQVALTGAQRLNDGAKSVFSLCRPPGHHAAIDMYGGYCFVNNAAVAAQHLLDTGAKRIAILDVDFHHGNGTQDIFDARDDVLFISLHGDPMDAFPHFLGHADETGNGNGDGFTINYPMPPNTDFKTWREALQRALAQIADYAPDKLIISLGVDTFESDPISFFKLKSEDFTTYGADIATLNLPTLFVMEGGYDIAEISVNTINVLQGFESAS; encoded by the coding sequence ATGGAAACGATTTTCACCGAACGCCACCGGCTGCGAAATTCAAAAACCGAACTGTTCGGCGGGCAACTTGTCGAGCCGTTCGAGCGACCGTCCCGCGCGGAATACATCATCGGTCGCGTGCGTGAAGTGGACCTCGGCCCGGTTAGCGAACCTGATGATTACGGAATGGATCCTATTTTGGCCATTCACGATGCGGACTTTATTGCTTTCCTACAGGGCGCTTGGTCCGACTGGCAGTCCGCTGGCTTTGAAGGCGAGGCTATGCCAACCGTGTGGCCTGCGCGGCGCATGTCACAAAAAATACCAACAAACATCGAAGGCCGGCTAGGCTACTACGCTTTGGCCTGCGAAACCACAATTTCCGAAGGAACATGGGAAGCGGCCTACGCATCGGCGCAGGTTGCCTTGACGGGTGCGCAGCGCCTGAATGACGGAGCAAAATCTGTCTTCTCCCTGTGTCGTCCCCCTGGTCACCATGCCGCGATCGACATGTACGGCGGTTATTGTTTCGTGAACAATGCCGCTGTGGCAGCGCAACACTTGTTGGATACTGGCGCCAAACGTATCGCAATCCTCGACGTTGATTTTCACCACGGCAATGGGACGCAAGACATCTTTGATGCCCGTGATGACGTTCTCTTTATTTCTCTTCACGGCGACCCGATGGATGCCTTCCCGCATTTCCTTGGCCACGCAGACGAAACCGGCAATGGTAATGGCGACGGGTTTACAATCAACTACCCCATGCCCCCAAACACCGATTTCAAAACGTGGCGCGAAGCGTTACAAAGGGCGCTTGCGCAAATCGCCGATTATGCACCTGACAAATTGATAATCTCGCTGGGCGTCGACACGTTCGAATCCGATCCCATAAGCTTTTTCAAGCTCAAATCTGAGGATTTCACAACCTACGGCGCAGACATCGCGACCCTGAATCTGCCGACGTTGTTCGTAATGGAGGGCGGGTATGATATCGCTGAAATTAGTGTGAATACGATCAACGTTCTACAAGGTTTTGAGAGCGCATCTTGA
- a CDS encoding amidase, with protein sequence MNVVEATISELRSALERGEITSVDLTAAYLDRIDKFDRNGPCLNAVPVLNPDAFVEAQASDDRRQCGELRGPLDGIPYTAKNSYKVKGLTVAAGSPAFANLIATDDAFAIAQLREAGAILLGLTNMPPMANGGMQLGLYGRAESPYNPDYLTAAFASGSSNGSGTATASSFAAFGLGEETWSSGRAPASNNGLCAYTPSRGVISMRGNWPLVPTMDVVVPHTRSMADMLEVLDVLIGDDHDPRGDFWRSQPWISIPLASQIRPKSYTALELGTLKGKRFGVPAMYINGDPSAGTGDRSGISGPTGQKIETRASIIALWNAARATLENAGAEVVIVDFPTVSNYEGDRTGAPNISTRGILPKGYLNHEITDLSVWAWDDFLKSNGDPNLFRLADVDGSKIFPAPGDSLPDRYIGFDDDIADNPDHARANPRDSFLDIPTLADGLRGLEETRLIDLEDWMSALGLDAVIFPAVADVGPADADINPASADLAWRNGTWVANGNLAIRHLGIPTVTVPMGTMADTHMPVGLTFAGRAYSDNALLALACAFEATGPYRTPPPRTS encoded by the coding sequence TTGAACGTCGTCGAGGCCACGATCAGTGAACTACGAAGCGCTCTTGAGCGTGGCGAGATTACGTCCGTTGACCTCACTGCCGCCTATCTTGACCGGATCGACAAATTTGACCGTAACGGTCCTTGCCTGAATGCCGTCCCCGTTTTGAACCCCGATGCTTTTGTGGAAGCGCAAGCCAGCGATGATCGGCGCCAATGTGGTGAACTACGCGGTCCGCTTGATGGCATCCCCTACACAGCCAAGAACAGCTACAAGGTCAAAGGTCTTACCGTTGCAGCGGGATCGCCAGCATTTGCGAACCTGATCGCCACAGACGATGCTTTTGCCATTGCGCAATTGCGCGAAGCGGGCGCGATCCTCTTGGGGCTCACCAACATGCCGCCAATGGCCAATGGAGGTATGCAACTTGGCCTGTATGGGCGGGCTGAATCGCCATACAATCCAGATTACCTTACGGCGGCCTTCGCGTCAGGTTCCTCGAACGGATCAGGAACCGCAACTGCGTCCAGTTTTGCGGCTTTTGGTCTGGGTGAAGAAACATGGTCGAGCGGTCGTGCGCCCGCATCCAACAACGGGTTGTGCGCCTACACCCCCAGCCGTGGCGTGATTTCAATGCGCGGTAACTGGCCATTGGTGCCCACCATGGACGTCGTCGTGCCGCACACGCGCTCCATGGCCGATATGCTGGAAGTCCTCGACGTTTTGATTGGAGACGACCACGACCCTCGTGGCGATTTTTGGCGCAGTCAGCCTTGGATTTCCATTCCACTCGCTTCGCAAATTCGCCCCAAGTCATACACTGCGCTTGAGCTGGGAACATTGAAAGGAAAGCGGTTCGGTGTTCCTGCCATGTACATAAATGGTGACCCTAGCGCCGGCACCGGCGACAGATCGGGCATTAGCGGTCCAACAGGTCAAAAAATCGAAACCCGCGCTTCCATCATTGCACTTTGGAATGCGGCCCGTGCTACCCTCGAAAACGCGGGCGCTGAGGTCGTGATCGTTGATTTCCCCACTGTTTCAAACTATGAGGGCGACCGCACCGGCGCGCCAAACATCAGCACACGCGGCATACTCCCCAAAGGCTACCTCAACCATGAAATCACTGATCTGTCAGTCTGGGCTTGGGACGATTTCCTGAAATCCAACGGCGATCCGAACTTGTTCCGTTTGGCAGACGTCGACGGATCCAAAATCTTTCCTGCACCAGGGGATAGCTTGCCGGACCGCTACATCGGCTTTGACGACGACATCGCCGATAACCCCGACCACGCCCGCGCAAACCCGCGCGACAGCTTTCTTGATATCCCGACCCTCGCCGACGGCCTGCGCGGGCTTGAGGAAACGCGCCTCATCGACCTTGAGGACTGGATGAGCGCCCTTGGCCTCGATGCCGTGATCTTTCCCGCCGTCGCCGATGTTGGCCCCGCAGATGCCGACATCAATCCCGCCTCCGCGGATCTTGCATGGCGAAATGGGACTTGGGTTGCGAACGGTAATCTTGCGATCCGCCATCTTGGCATCCCGACCGTAACCGTTCCGATGGGCACAATGGCCGACACCCATATGCCAGTCGGTTTGACCTTCGCAGGCCGCGCCTATTCTGACAATGCATTGCTCGCGTTGGCCTGCGCATTCGAAGCAACTGGCCCTTACCGAACCCCACCCCCGAGGACATCATGA